The following proteins are co-located in the Oncorhynchus gorbuscha isolate QuinsamMale2020 ecotype Even-year linkage group LG22, OgorEven_v1.0, whole genome shotgun sequence genome:
- the LOC124009258 gene encoding uridylate-specific endoribonuclease C-like, with translation MWFRLYHRDHSGGEDSCGFEHVFVGESKKGKEITGFHNWVQFYLQEKHGNVDYKGYKAQGNRNTPDEDDHVLNLQFSWKGLVKPVGSSFIGVSPEFEVALFTILFLASTEKVTTAVVKVDEYLLEMVVYRQGRSIGTSYPKLLSSNNRDL, from the exons ATGTGGTTCAGACTCTATCACCGAGACCACAGtggagg TGAGGACTCCTGTGGTTTTGAGCATGTGTTTGTTGGTGAGTCTAAGAAAGGGAAGGAGATCACGGGGTTCCACAACTGGGTTCAGTTCTATCTGCAGGAGAAGCATGGCAATGTGGACTACAAGGGTTACAAGGCCCAGGGCAACAGGAATACT CCAGATGAGGATGACCACGTTCTGAACCTGCAGTTCAGCTGGAAGGGCCTGGTCAAGCCTGTGGGAAGCTCCTTCATCGGGGTCAGCCCAGAGTTCGAGGTCGCCCTCTTCACCATTCTCTTCCTCGCGTCGACTGAGAAG GTGACCACGGCCGTGGTGAAGGTGGACGAGTACctgctagagatggtggtgtatcGTCAGGGGCGATCCATCGGAACCTCCTACCCCAAACTTCTCAGCAGCAACAACCGGGACCTGTAG